From one Leptospira stimsonii genomic stretch:
- a CDS encoding putative glycoside hydrolase — protein sequence MNQQIVSFLIIFLFSVSSLFSDFDLPFPNGSTKRKPVRLAKELSEPEVGTQRSSVRKGQESKQSDEEIFPKKETTRKQISPIEPILEIKSKVVTTQNKGDAPKQEGNGISNFADQKVPEFSRGIYISQRTLKKVKAFEELRRRSKMHGINFLVIDVQPTAPSKETLDSLFAEGFYPVARVVNFDGGLPTENPSDQKIKSIHRSIRAACQSGFPEIQLDYIRYADNLQLKLSYEARYKNISGIIKNIRNETLKCENLPYIGADIFGRIPFNQNDSIGQKVEVFAQVVDVLYPMLYPSHFYGMPARIKDPYQTVYDGTHLTLKRSLKTTRVIPYIQGFNMSVAKSGLSLSDYIKAQVKATYDSGAHGFVVWNAWNEYDATFQALKDYDREVKKGEN from the coding sequence TTCCTTTTTAGCGTATCCTCTCTTTTTTCTGACTTTGATCTTCCTTTTCCGAACGGGAGCACAAAGAGGAAACCGGTTCGATTGGCGAAGGAGTTATCTGAACCTGAAGTCGGAACTCAAAGGTCTTCGGTAAGGAAAGGACAAGAATCCAAACAGTCAGACGAGGAAATTTTTCCAAAAAAAGAAACTACGAGAAAACAAATTTCCCCCATTGAACCTATACTTGAAATTAAGTCCAAGGTTGTAACTACGCAAAACAAAGGTGATGCTCCTAAACAGGAAGGAAATGGGATATCAAACTTTGCAGATCAGAAGGTGCCGGAATTCTCTAGAGGGATCTATATTTCTCAGAGAACTTTAAAAAAAGTGAAAGCATTTGAAGAGCTTCGTCGGAGAAGCAAAATGCATGGAATCAATTTCCTTGTGATTGATGTCCAACCTACAGCACCTTCTAAGGAAACTTTGGATTCATTATTCGCAGAAGGTTTTTACCCAGTTGCACGCGTTGTCAATTTTGACGGCGGCCTTCCGACCGAAAACCCGTCGGACCAAAAGATAAAATCGATCCATCGGTCGATTAGAGCCGCTTGCCAATCGGGGTTTCCTGAAATTCAATTAGATTACATTCGCTATGCCGACAATTTGCAACTCAAGTTATCGTATGAAGCTCGTTACAAAAATATTTCAGGAATTATTAAGAATATTCGAAATGAAACCCTGAAATGTGAAAATCTTCCTTATATCGGAGCAGATATTTTTGGTCGGATCCCTTTTAATCAGAACGATTCAATCGGTCAGAAAGTGGAAGTATTTGCCCAAGTAGTGGATGTTCTCTATCCAATGTTATATCCTTCTCACTTTTATGGAATGCCTGCTCGGATTAAAGATCCTTATCAAACAGTGTATGACGGAACTCATCTTACCTTAAAAAGATCCTTGAAAACAACGAGAGTCATTCCTTATATCCAAGGATTCAACATGTCCGTTGCCAAGTCCGGACTTTCTTTGTCCGATTATATAAAAGCTCAAGTTAAAGCTACGTACGATAGTGGTGCTCATGGTTTTGTGGTATGGAATGCCTGGAACGAATACGATGCTACATTCCAGGCCCTAAAGGACTATGATCGAGAGGTTAAAAAGGGAGAGAATTAG
- a CDS encoding enoyl-CoA hydratase/isomerase family protein, which translates to MGLIDQDTIDLGSGNKILTLSLNNPESRNSMTREMGLEFKKTIETLLDSPEKSKPRAVILTGKNGIFSAGGNFELLKSFSTKDFETNKKTMFEFYNLFLSVRRLDIPVICAANGHAIGAGLSLAFACDIRVFANEGKYQFNFVKLGIHPGMGSSYIVKELFGTHVANRLLFLAETLNGDDAFRTGLCNDSVPQKEVLGRATEIAIALSESAPLALSELKKNTYDREKLEAALKKEAESQARNFISADFKETIKAIEQKRKPEFKGL; encoded by the coding sequence ATGGGATTAATCGATCAAGACACTATCGATCTGGGTTCAGGAAACAAGATCCTGACTTTAAGCTTAAATAATCCGGAAAGTCGGAATTCCATGACCCGAGAAATGGGCCTTGAATTTAAGAAAACCATCGAGACTTTATTGGATTCTCCTGAAAAATCGAAACCAAGGGCCGTCATTCTCACCGGGAAGAATGGAATTTTCTCCGCTGGGGGAAATTTTGAACTCCTGAAATCATTTTCTACGAAAGATTTCGAGACGAACAAAAAAACAATGTTTGAATTCTACAATCTCTTTCTTTCGGTAAGAAGATTGGATATCCCCGTTATTTGCGCCGCGAATGGTCATGCGATAGGGGCTGGACTTTCTCTCGCTTTTGCCTGCGACATTCGAGTATTCGCGAACGAAGGAAAATATCAGTTTAACTTTGTAAAGTTAGGAATTCATCCTGGAATGGGTTCAAGTTATATTGTGAAAGAGCTTTTTGGAACTCATGTGGCCAATCGTCTTCTATTTCTTGCTGAAACTTTAAATGGAGATGATGCGTTCCGGACAGGCCTCTGCAATGACTCAGTTCCTCAGAAAGAAGTCTTAGGAAGAGCCACAGAAATTGCAATCGCCCTCTCAGAAAGTGCCCCCCTCGCCCTGAGCGAACTGAAGAAAAATACTTACGACCGTGAGAAATTGGAAGCCGCTCTCAAAAAGGAAGCGGAATCTCAGGCGAGAAACTTTATTTCCGCTGATTTCAAAGAAACGATCAAAGCGATTGAACAAAAAAGAAAACCAGAGTTTAAAGGACTCTAA